The Melopsittacus undulatus isolate bMelUnd1 chromosome 12, bMelUnd1.mat.Z, whole genome shotgun sequence genome has a segment encoding these proteins:
- the FNDC10 gene encoding fibronectin type III domain-containing protein 10 — protein MPSLLPPFLALLCLGAPAPALKAPPAAGPNGSGSEEPWCPYKVGAEGSAAGRLCFRTPARGFQCQARACRAHRSPSGALVANVLRNGSVLLQWGPPRPSAGLRGFALNCSWDGTYTRFPCDSVELGAACRDYLLPEAHGSVRYRLCLQPRYAPPRPAPPAHCVEFRVEPAAMRDIVVAMTAVGGSICVMLVFICLLVAYITENLMSPALARAAAAAPRRA, from the coding sequence ATGCCCAGCCTGCTGCCGCCTTTCCTCGCCCTGCTCTGCCTCGGGGCGCCGGCGCCCGCCCTGAAGGCACCGCCCGCCGCGGGGCCGAACGGCTCCGGCTCGGAAGAGCCGTGGTGCCCCTACAAGGTGGGGGCCGAGGGATCCGCGGCCGGGCGGCTGTGCTTCCGCACGCCGGCCCGCGGCTTCCAGTGCCAGGCGAGGGCCTGCCGCGCACACCGCTCCCCGAGCGGCGCGCTGGTGGCCAACGTGCTGCGCAACGGCAGcgtgctgctgcagtgggggcCGCCGCGCCCCTCCGCCGGCCTCCGCGGCTTTGCGCTCAACTGCTCCTGGGACGGCACCTACACGCGCTTCCCCTGCGACAGCGTGGAGCTGGGCGCCGCCTGCCGCGACTACCTGCTGCCCGAGGCGCACGGCAGCGTGCGCTACCGCCTCTGCCTGCAGCCGCGCTACGCGCCGCCGCGCCCCGCGCCGCCCGCACACTGCGTGGAGTTCCGCGTGGAGCCGGCCGCCATGCGGGACATCGTCGTCGCCATGACGGCCGTGGGGGGCTCCATCTGCGTCATGCTCGTCTTCATCTGCCTCCTGGTGGCCTACATCACCGAGAACCTCATGAGCCCGGCGCTGGCCAGGGCCGCGGCCGCCGCTCCGCGCCGCGCTTAG